The Candidatus Methanoperedens sp. sequence AAATTGCCAGATATATTTATCGAAGCTGCCATACTCTTTTTGAACCTCAAGAAATTTTCCAGCGTTTATGATTGTAGCTCGAACTTTCAGACGATTACGGACAATACCCGTATCAGCCAGCAAACGTTCCTCGTCGACTTCCGTATAGTGTGATATCTTAGCCGGATTAAAGTCAGAAAAAGCTTTACGATAATTCTCTCGCTTCCGTAAAATAGTCTCCCATGTTAGCCCTGCCTGCGCTCCCTCTAAAATAAGAAACTCAAACAATCTTATATCATTATGGACCGGCACGCCCCATTCTTTATCATGGTATTCTATCATCAATGGATTATCATTCGGCCATGAACATCGTTGTTTTTGTATCATCTTGAATTTCCTTGCCTACCTGATCTAAGTGCATCATTTTGATGCATACGTTAAGATAAACATTATGCAGGACACAAACGCCACGTGCCTGACCATCCCACGCATTTCTAATGATTATGAAATATTGATAGCTTTCTCAACGGATTTACTTTAAAATTTTACCCTCCTGTAAAATACCGCTTTCACTATTTCTGCCGCGATGATGTAAAAGGCAACAATCAATCCCATAATAAGAAGGAATGAAATCGGAAGCTGACTGAATCCAAATACTTTCCCGATTG is a genomic window containing:
- a CDS encoding DNA-3-methyladenine glycosylase I, whose translation is MIQKQRCSWPNDNPLMIEYHDKEWGVPVHNDIRLFEFLILEGAQAGLTWETILRKRENYRKAFSDFNPAKISHYTEVDEERLLADTGIVRNRLKVRATIINAGKFLEVQKEYGSFDKYIWQFVGGKSIMNEFRSLSEIPPKTKESDAMSKDLKKRGFKFVGSTICYAFMQAVGMVNDHTTDCFRYNILS